The genome window GCACCTACAAAACCGGTGTGCATCGACCCACCCTGTCGGCCGACGACATGACCGCGCGCCACTGGCTCGCCGACCAGTTGCGGGCCATCGGGCACGAGGCCACCATCGATGGCATCGCGAACGTCTACGGCCGCGCACCGAGCGACGGACCCGTCGTGCTGGCAGGCAGCCACATCGAAAGTCAAAACCACGCCGGCTGGCTGGACGGCGCACTCGGTGTGGTTTACGCGCTCGAGGCCGCGCGGGCCGCCGCCGAGTCGGGCGTGGCAGGCGGTGTCGATGTCATCGCGTTCGCCGATGAGGAAGGCCACTTCAGCGGAGCGTCCTTTCTCGGCTCCGAGAGCTTTGTGGGCGACGTGTCGGAAGTGGCCCTCGACGGTTCCGTCTGCCGATCGGGCCGCGGACGCTTGCGTGACTTGTTGGCCGACGCGGGGCTCGCGGGTCGCGAACGCCTGACGATCGAGCCGGGCCGCTACCGCGCCTTCTTTGAAGCACACATCGAACAGGGTCAGACGCTGGTCACGCAGGGCCTGAAAATCGGCGTCGTCACATCCATCGTCGCGATATGGCAATACCGGATCACTTTTTCCGGCATTCAGAACCACGCTGGCACAACCCAGATGGCCATCCGCCGCGATGCGGGCAAGGCATTGATGGGTTTGTGGCATCAGATCGAGCAGGCGTTTCCAGGTGTGGCCGGGCCGCACAGCGTGTGGACGGTCGGGCGCGTGACGCTCGAGCCTGGACAGCCGTCGATCATCCCCGGCGGTGCAGAGATGATCGTGCAGTTTCGCGACGCCGACCCGGCGACACTGGACCGCATGAAGGCAA of Pseudomonadota bacterium contains these proteins:
- a CDS encoding hydantoinase/carbamoylase family amidase, which produces MLRANTERVLRDLYHLRSIGTYKTGVHRPTLSADDMTARHWLADQLRAIGHEATIDGIANVYGRAPSDGPVVLAGSHIESQNHAGWLDGALGVVYALEAARAAAESGVAGGVDVIAFADEEGHFSGASFLGSESFVGDVSEVALDGSVCRSGRGRLRDLLADAGLAGRERLTIEPGRYRAFFEAHIEQGQTLVTQGLKIGVVTSIVAIWQYRITFSGIQNHAGTTQMAIRRDAGKALMGLWHQIEQAFPGVAGPHSVWTVGRVTLEPGQPSIIPGGAEMIVQFRDADPATLDRMKATLYALVSEANEGPCTATIEPMGESTPAHMDKTLQSTLIESAKVHAPDQWLVMPSGAGHDAQVIALRVPSAMLFVPSIDGISHHWTENTSDDDIALGAEVFVDAIGRVLSGH